A single genomic interval of Juglans regia cultivar Chandler chromosome 1, Walnut 2.0, whole genome shotgun sequence harbors:
- the LOC109010051 gene encoding zinc protease PQQL-like yields MNLLPAENSQIAKKHGFRSLKLVNVDLDDVLAEHPVGVDYGRLDNGLYYYVRRNSKPRMRAALALAVKAGSVLEEEDERGVAHIVEHLAFSATKRYTNHDIIKFLESIGAEFGACQNAATSADDTVYELFVPVDKPELLSQAILVLAEFSTEVRVSKEDLEKERGAVLEEYRGNRNATGRMQDAHWVLMMEGSRYAERLPIGLEKVIRTVSHETVKHYYRKWYHLSNMAVIAVGDFSDTQSVVELIKTNFGQKRSAPEPALIPTFEVPSHREPRFSCFVESEAAGSAVMISYKMQADQLKTVKDYRDLLAESMFLYALNQRFFKISRRRNPPYFSCSAAADVLVRPLKAYIMTSSCKEKGTIDALESMLIEVARVRLHGFSEREISIVRALLMSEIESAYLERDQMQSTSLRDEYLQHFLRNEPVIGIEYEAQLQKTLLPNITSLEVSKYSEKLQTLCSCVIKTIEPQASATVDDLKNVVLKINSMEEERNISPWDEENIPEEIVTTKPNAGNIVQQLEYPNVGATELILSNGMRVCYKCTDFLADQVIFTGFSYGGLSELHESEYFSCSMGTTIAGEIGVFGYRPSELMDMLAGKRAEVGVNLGAYMRSFSGDCSPSDLETALQLVYQLFTTSVTPVGEDVKIVMQMAEEAVRAQERDPYTAFANRVKELNYGNSYFFRPIRIRDLQKVDPLKACEYFNHCFKDPSTFTVVIVGNIDPTIAIPLILQYLDGIPRPPEPIMHFNRDELKGLPFTFPSTIIREVVRSPMVEEQCSVQLCFPVELKNGAMVEEIHFVGFLNKLLETKLMQVLRFKHGQIYSAGVSVFLGGNKPSRTGNVRGDISINFSCDPAISSKLADLALDEILRLQEEGPSNEDVSAIIEIEQRAHENGLQENYYWLDRILRSYQSRIYAGDVGTTFEIIDEARSKVRTLLTPVTVQLALQRILPYPCRKLFTLVILMPQTSRIKLLKSFFRPTQTTYHRDAKMLAGIAGLAVLAVSLWRYSRSTLKS; encoded by the exons ATCAGTTTTGGAAGAGGAGGATGAACGTGGAGTCGCTCACATAGTTGAGCACCTTGCCTTCAGTGCCACTAAGAGATATACAAATCATGATATTATCAAATTTCTTGAAAGTATTGGGGCTGAATTCGGTGCTTGTCAGAATGCAGCAACTTCTGCTGATGACACTGTATATGAGTTGTTTGTTCCTGTTGACAAGCCTGAACTGTTGTCCCAAGCCATTTTGGTCTTGGCAGAATTCAGTACGGAG GTTCGAGTCTCAAAAGAAgatttggaaaaagaaagaggagctGTCTTGGAAGAGTATCGTGGGAATCGGAATGCAACTGGAAGAATGCAGGATGCACATTGGGTTCTGATGATGGAAGGCTCACGG TATGCTGAGCGCCTACCAATTGGATTAGAGAAAGTAATTCGCACGGTTTCTCATGAGACTGTCAAGCATTACTATAGGAAGTGGTACCATTTATCCAATATGGCAGTGATTGCTGTTGGAGATTTTTCTGATACACAG aGCGTTGTTGAGTTGATAAAGACTAATTTCGGGCAGAAAAGATCAGCACCTGAACCTGCACTTATACCAACATTTGAAGTTCCATCTCACAGGGAGCCAcgtttttcatgttttgttgAATCTGAAGCTGCTGGG TCTGCAGTGATGATTAGCTACAAGATGCAAGCAGATCAGCTGAAAACGGTGAAGGACTACAGGGATTTACTTGCAGAATCCATGTTCCTTTATGCTCTAAACCAAAGGTTCTTCAAGATCTCTCGTAGAAGGAATCCACCCTATTTCTCATGCTCAGCTGCTGCTGATGTTCTAGTTCGTCCACTGAAGGCATATATAATGACTTCATCTTGCAAGGAAAAAGGGACTATTGATGCCCTCGAGTCAATGCTGATTGAG GTTGCAAGGGTAAGACTACATGGGTTTTCAGAACGTGAAATATCTATTGTCCGAGCCTTACTGATGTCCGAGATTGAATCTGCCTATTTGGAGCGAGATCAAATGCAATCAACCAGCTTGCGAGATGAATATTTACAA CATTTTCTTCGAAATGAACCTGTCATTGGGATTGAATATGAGGCTCAACTCCAGAAAACTCTATTACCTA ATATAACATCATTAGAGGTATCCAAGTATTCGGAGAAATTACAAACATTATGCAGCTGTGTCATAAAGACAATTGAGCCTCAAGCTTCTGCAACAGTAGATGATCTTAAAAATGTGGTATTGAAGATTAATAGTATGGAGGAAGAAAGGAACATCTCTCCTTGGGATGAAGAAAACATTCCTGAAGAAATTGTCACTACAAAGCCAAATGCTGG GAATATTGTGCAGCAGTTGGAATATCCAAATGTTGGAGCTACTGAATTAATTCTATCAAATGGTATGCGAGTTTGCTACAAATGTACAGACTTCCTCGCCGACCAG GTTATTTTCACAGGCTTCTCATATGGGGGTTTATCAGAACTCCATGAGAGCGAATATTTCTCTTGCTCAATGGGTACAACCATTGCGGGAGAAATTGGTGTTTTTGGTTATAGACCATCAGAATTGATGGATATGCTTGCTGGCAAGAGAGCTGAAGTTGGTGTGAATCTTGGAGCATACATGAGAAGTTTCTCTGGTGATTGTTCACCGTCAGACCTGGAAACTGCCTTGCAG CTTGTCTATCAACTGTTCACAACAAGTGTAACTCCGGTAGGAGAAGATGTCAAAATAGTGATGCAAATGGCAGAAGAAGCAGTTCGTGCTCAAGAGAGGGATCCTTACACTGCTTTTGCGAACCGTGTGAAGGAGCTTAACTATGGAAACTCATATTTCTTTAGG CCCATTAGAATACGTGACCTTCAAAAAGTCGATCCATTAAAAGCTTGTGAATATTTCAACCACTGTTTCAAAGATCCATCAACTTTTACTGTCGTAATTGTTGGGAATATTGACCCTACAATAGCAATTCCCTTAATATTGCAGTATTTG GATGGAATACCAAGGCCTCCTGAACCCATCATGCATTTTAACCGCGATGAGCTCAAAGGCTTGCCCTTCACTTTTCCTTCAACCATAATTAG AGAAGTGGTCCGCAGCCCCATGGTGGAAGAACAATGTTCAGTCCAATTGTGCTTTCCTGTGGAGCTGAAAAATGGAGCCATG GTAGAGGAGATTCATTTTGTCGGGTTCCTGAACAAACTTCTTGAAACAAAATTGATGCAGGTTCTCCGTTTCAAACATGGACAG ATCTACTCTGCAGGTGTTTCAGTATTTCTTGGTGGTAATAAACCTTCACGTACTGGCAATGTTCGTGGTGATATTAGCATAAATTTCAGTTGTGACCCAGCAATCTCCTCAAAGCTG GCTGATCTTGCTCTGGATGAGATATTACGCCTGCAAGAGGAAGGGCCTTCTAATGAGGATGTTTCAGCCATCATTGAAATTGAGCAAAGAGCCCATGAAAATGGACTTCAG GAGAACTACTACTGGCTCGACAGGATTTTACGTAGCTACCAGTCTAGGATATATGCTGGTGATGTTGGCACTACTTTTGAG ATTATAGATGAAGCACGGTCCAAAGTTAGAACATTACTGACTCCAGTAACGGTACAGTTGGCACTACAGAGGATACTGCCATATCCTTGCAGGAAACTGTTCACTTTAGTGATTCTAATGCCCCAGACCTCCCGCATTAAGTTGTTGAAGTCATTCTTCAGACCTACCCAGACCACTTATCACAGAGATGCAAAG ATGTTAGCTGGAATTGCTGGTCTGGCAGTCTTAGCTGTTAGCTTGTGGAGATATTCTCGGAGTACCCTGAAGTCTTAA